A stretch of the Denticeps clupeoides chromosome 6, fDenClu1.1, whole genome shotgun sequence genome encodes the following:
- the plekhb1 gene encoding pleckstrin homology domain-containing family B member 1 isoform X2, whose protein sequence is MALMKSGWLWRQSSILKRWKLNWCDLWIDGSLVFYKSESRKDYENRESCTLSGVCPPEGHPRENLVVVCLKDGSNVILCANSEDEALAWKLTMLEAKRNPVFTYNPYDDTYQSVGLDSHNAIYINPGSAGTHHIWIHREPYDDGIGEQVALGLLAGMAAGAALRSFLWMPFWFC, encoded by the exons ATGGCTCTGATGAAATCTGGGTGGCTATGGAGACAAA gTTCTATACTGAAACGCTGGAAGTTGAACTGGTGTGATCTTTGGATTGATGGGAGTCTGGTATTCTACAAGTCAGAGAGTCGTAAAGACTATGAGAACAGA GAATCGTGTACACTCTCAGGTGTGTGTCCTCCAGAGGGTCACCCCAGAGAAAATCTGGTTGTAGTGTGCCTCAAAGATGGCTCCAATGTCATTCTGTGTGCAAACAGTGAGGATGAAGCACT GGCATGGAAACTGACAATGTTGGAAGCAAAGAGAAATCCG GTATTCACATACAATCCCTATGATGATACCTACCAGTCAGTAGGATTGGACAGCCACAATGCAATATACATCAATCCTGGCAGTGCAG GGACACACCACATATGGATCCATAGAGAGCCATACGATGATGGTATAGGGGAGCAGGTGGCCCTGGGGCTGCTGGCAGGCATGGCTGCTGGGGCAGCACTGCGCTCCTTTCTGTGGATGCCATTCTGGTTCTGTTGA
- the plekhb1 gene encoding pleckstrin homology domain-containing family B member 1 isoform X1 yields MALMKSGWLWRQSSILKRWKLNWCDLWIDGSLVFYKSESRKDYENRVSLKTNCVNVKSGLESVGVCPPEGHPRENLVVVCLKDGSNVILCANSEDEALAWKLTMLEAKRNPVFTYNPYDDTYQSVGLDSHNAIYINPGSAGTHHIWIHREPYDDGIGEQVALGLLAGMAAGAALRSFLWMPFWFC; encoded by the exons ATGGCTCTGATGAAATCTGGGTGGCTATGGAGACAAA gTTCTATACTGAAACGCTGGAAGTTGAACTGGTGTGATCTTTGGATTGATGGGAGTCTGGTATTCTACAAGTCAGAGAGTCGTAAAGACTATGAGAACAGAGTGAGTCTCAAGACCAACTGTGTGAATGTAAAGTCAGGATTGGAATCTGTAG GTGTGTGTCCTCCAGAGGGTCACCCCAGAGAAAATCTGGTTGTAGTGTGCCTCAAAGATGGCTCCAATGTCATTCTGTGTGCAAACAGTGAGGATGAAGCACT GGCATGGAAACTGACAATGTTGGAAGCAAAGAGAAATCCG GTATTCACATACAATCCCTATGATGATACCTACCAGTCAGTAGGATTGGACAGCCACAATGCAATATACATCAATCCTGGCAGTGCAG GGACACACCACATATGGATCCATAGAGAGCCATACGATGATGGTATAGGGGAGCAGGTGGCCCTGGGGCTGCTGGCAGGCATGGCTGCTGGGGCAGCACTGCGCTCCTTTCTGTGGATGCCATTCTGGTTCTGTTGA